Proteins co-encoded in one Acanthopagrus latus isolate v.2019 chromosome 10, fAcaLat1.1, whole genome shotgun sequence genomic window:
- the LOC119027181 gene encoding E3 ubiquitin-protein ligase TRIM39-like, whose protein sequence is MSSFNVLASLSGNRFECSICLNFFTDPVTTPCGHNFCKTCLSEHWDRSELCHCPMCNKRFHVRPEISTNLVIEEISVQIKKRKVEAHERADLPWQVTCDLCTETKFKALKSCLVCLTSYCEDHLEPHQRVPSLARHKLIDPVENLEERICGKHERLLELFCRDEQVCICLLCSETDHKHHQTVPIEEEGARQKENIESTMAKIKIMIENRMEKIKEFEDASEMSKNKALKEIDDGNKLFSALMHRVQEAQTKLKLNIDEKLRKSREKDEVMINELQEEISKLQQRHCELEELSQSDDHLYLLLTLQALRTISLAKNWSQIGVYSDLCIQSVRRVMTHLVSTFQAELETLTGKELTRMRRYKESVTFDPDTAGSCLLVTDAGRRLKYNKNASPYSPGLSDDFKRFDGPKILGTNSFTSGRHYWEVKVGLKNNWDVGVAKESASRSESVYLKKENGFFALQKRGADYQVHAPPYKVLHLSSRPRLLGVYLDYNEGRISFYDVDRKLHIFSFTGESFTEPMFPYFYLFGWMKKPEALVIEWSLEALKQFVGK, encoded by the exons ATGTCATCATTCAACGTCCTCGCTTCCTTGTCGGGCAATCGCTTCGAATGTTCGATCTGTCTCAACTTCTTCACCGACCCGGTCACCACACCTTGCGGTCACAACTTCTGCAAGACCTGCCTCAGCGAGCACTGGGACCGGAGTGAATTATGCCACTGCCCAATGTGCAATAAAAGATTCCATGTGAGGCCTGAGATCTCCACAAACCTGGTCATAGAGGAGATCTCCGTCCAAATAAAGAAGAGGAAAGTTGAGGCGCATGAAAGGGCCGACTTACCGTGGCAGGTGACGTGTGACCTGTGCACAGAAACAAAGTTCAAGGCCCTGAAGTCCTGCCTCGTGTGCCTGACGTCGTACTGCGAAGACCACCTGGAGCCTCACCAACGAGTCCCCTCCCTGGCCCGACACAAGCTGATCGACCCAGTGGAGAACCTGGAGGAGAGGATCTGTGGGAAGCACGAGCGCCTCCTGGAGCTTTTCTGCAGGGACGAACAGGTTTGCATCTGCCTGCTGTGCAGCGAGACCGACCACAAACACCACCAGACGGTGCCCATTGAAGAGGAAGGGGCTCGACAGAAA GAAAATATTGAGTCCACGATGGCAAAGATCAAAATAATGATCGAGAACAGAATGGAAAAGATAAAAGAATTTGAAGACGCTTCGGAAATGAGCAAA aacAAAGCACTGAAAGAGATCGACGACGGCAACAAGCTCTTCAGTGCCCTGATGCATCGTGTACAAGAGGCACAGAccaaactgaaactgaacatcGACGAGAAGCTCAGGAAGTCCCGAGAGAAAGACGAAGTGATGATCAAcgagctgcaggaggaaatCTCCAAACTTCAGCAGAGGCACTGCGAGCTGGAGGAGCTCTCGCAGAGTGACGACCACCTCTACCTCCTGCTG ACTTTGCAGGCCCTGAGAACCATATCACTTGCCAAGAACTGGTCTCAGATCGGCGTTTACTCAGACCTGTGTATACAGTCAGTGAGGAGAGTCATGACTCATCTCGTGTCCACTTTTCAAGCAGAACTTGAGACTCTGACAGGAAAGG AGCTGACCAGGATGAGGCGATATAAAG AGTCAGTCACCTTTGACCCAGACACTGCTGGTTCCTGCCTTTTGGTGACTGATGCAGGGCGACGTTTGAAGTACAACAAAAATGCAAGTCCCTATTCACCTGGTCTGTCGGACGACTTCAAGAGGTTCGACGGGCCAAAGATCTTGGGGACAAACAGCTTCACCTCTGGACGCCACTACTGGGAAGTCAAAGTCGGCCTGAAAAACAACTGGGATGTCGGTGTTGCCAAAGAATCAGCATCCAGATCAGAGAGTGTGtatctgaaaaaagaaaacggcTTCTTTGCTTTACAAAAGAGGGGAGCTGATTATCAAGTTCATGCACCACCCTACAAAGTCCTCCACCTCAGCTCTAGGCCAAGACTTCTAGGAGTGTATCTGGACTACAATGAGGGCAGAATCTCTTTCTATGATGTGGATAGGAAGttacacattttctctttcacaggAGAGTCTTTCACAGAGCCGATGTTCCCGTACTTCTATCTGTTCGGCTGGATGAAGAAACCGGAGGCTTTGGTCATCGAATGGTCATTAGAAGCGTTGAAACAGTTTGTTGGAAAATAA
- the LOC119027201 gene encoding E3 ubiquitin/ISG15 ligase TRIM25-like, whose translation MASAQESPRETCMLENHLKCSICMETFKDPVTTGCGHSFCEKCLDRSLMINEAACPLCKEHLSKTPKVNIILRTVVEQMIKSQEKDDNECTGAPGEVACDICTGRKLKAKKSCLVCLASYCPAHLDNHSSTERLKGHKLVEPVENLDERACLQHGRPLELYSTKKETCICVSCMDEGQEEVVSTEDAWNKKKAKLENTKTELQEKVNNRRKQVDEINASLKSCKCLLVFPSWYVSGFSFLLLILI comes from the exons ATGGCCTCAGCTCAAGAATCACCCAGAGAGACCTGCATGCTGGAAAATCATCTAAAATGCTCCATCTGCATGGAGACATTTAAGGATCCTGTCACTACAGGATGTGGCCACTCCTTTTGTGAAAAATGCCTGGACCGCAGCTTAATGATAAATGAAGCAGCATGCCCCCTATGCAAGGAGCATCTGAGCAAAACTCCAAAAGTGAACATCATCCTGAGAACCGTCGTCGAACAGATGATTAAGAGCCAAGAGAAAGACGACAACGAGTGCACTGGAGCGCCCGGCGAGGTGGCCTGTGACATTTGCACAGGCCGAAAGCTGAAGGCTAAGAAGTCCTGCCTCGTGTGTCTTGCCTCATATTGTCCGGCCCACCTGGACAATCATTCATCAACCGAAAGGCTGAAGGGCCACAAGCTGGTGGAACCTGTGGAGAACTTGGATGAGAGAGCCTGTCTGCAGCATGGACGCCCCTTGGAGCTGTACAGCACCAAGAAGGAGACGTGCATTTGTGTAAGCTGTATGGATGAAGGCCAGGAGGAGGTTGTTTCAACTGAGGATGCATGGAACAAGAAGAAG GCTAAGCTGGAAAACACCAAGACAGAGCTGCAAGAGAAAGTtaacaacagaagaaaacaggTGGATGAGATAAATGCATCTCTTAAGAGCTGCAAG tgtctcctcgTGTTTCCCAGTTGGTATGTTTCTGGTTTTAGTTTCTTACttctcattttaatttga
- the LOC119027198 gene encoding E3 ubiquitin-protein ligase TRIM47-like — MSEPPQCCICLDEFSSPASLPCGHCFCLACIGEYWRIHGVCQCPLCKACFPTRPQLTTDQTLHAGAPHEEATVPLKAGEVPCDYCPAKRRAVKSCLECMASYCAAHLEPHYQDEDLGRHLLISVVKNLEDPVCRLHGKQLNRFCRSDQTCICAMCAETDHRGHHIISINKEAAKKKVKLKRMRAKLMQAIQDRLIKVEKIKLSADHNGEDPRQTWAQTKEHTQHLEEEISELQTRKAELEQLLQTDDSVCFLQRFLHTATSCG, encoded by the exons ATGTCAGAGCCTCCTCAGTGCTGCATCTGTCTGGATGAGTTCAGCagccctgcctccctcccctgtGGACACTGCTTCTGCCTGGCCTGTATAGGAGAGTACTGGAGGATCCATGGGGTCTGTCAGTGCCCCCTCTGCAAGGCCTGTTTCCCCACCAGGCCGCAGCTGACAACAGACCAGACATTACACGCTGGTGCTCCGCACGAGGAAGCTACTGTGCCTTTAAAAGCTGGAGAGGTTCCCTGTGACTACTGCCCCGCAAAGCGCAGAGCAGTCAAGTCCTGCCTGGAGTGCATGGCCTCCTACTGTGCTGCTCATCTGGAGCCACACTACCAGGATGAAGACCTTGGGCGCCATCTTCTGATCAGCGTGGTGAAGAATCTGGAGGACCCAGTGTGCAGACTGCATGGGAAGCAGTTAAACAGGTTCTGCAGGAGTGATCAAACGTGCATATGTGCCATGTGTGCCGAAACAGACCACAGGGGCCATCACATTATTTCCATCAACAAGGAAGCTGCGAAGAAGAAG GTTAAGCTAAAACGCATGAGGGCAAAACTTATGCAAGCCATTCAAGACAGGCTGATTAAAGTGGAGAAAATCAAGCTGTCTGCAGACCACAACGGAGAAGATCCAAGACAAACATGGGCTCAGACTAAAGAACATACTCAGCATTTGGAAGAAGAAATCTCTGAGCTGCAAACGAGAAAAgctgagctggagcagctcttACAGACTGACGACAGCGTCTGCTTCCTGCAG AGATTTCTACACACTGCTACATCCTGTGGTTGA